TTCCGCGCCGAAGAAGCCGTTGTCATCAAGGAAATCATCAATAAGGAAGCTGGTCATAAACAGTGGACGGAACACCATCTGCAAGCCTTCCATATCCGCGCGGTAGGCTGGATCACCCGTTGTGCGGTTATAGAAATTATAGATAGGGCTCAGGTGTTGGCGGTGGGCAGCACCGTCAAAGAAACCAGCGGCTGATGCTTTCACAGGCTGTACCTTCAGGTGTGACGACATGGGATAGTAACCATATAGCCGCTCGCCCACTTCCACGCCTTCGCATTTTGATGCCACCACATCAGCAAAGCCCCACACTGGCACACGGCCCATGCCTTCACGCGTAGGGAAGAAATCCCAATATTTCATATGCACACCAAAGGCGGCATATGTGGTGTTGTTGGCGGTGAAGGCGAAATGATCCACTTTCAAAAGCACTTCACCTTCTGTGATTTCCGTATCGCCGGAGTTTTCAACCGTATGTTTGTGGATATCCGCGCGGTCCACGAGGAAATGTGTCATTTCAGCCATGCTGCTTCCCTTCAAATTTCATTTACACTGAGGCTAGGGCAGCAGCTTTCGGTTTCAACCCAAAACGCTAATTATCCGTTCAATTGTCCAGAATGCCGCGACGGAACCTGTGGGATAAAGTGCGAGTTTGTGCAGCCGTTTTTTATGGGGGGTGAGCGGTTTTATGTGCAGTAATAGCCAGTAGAAACCATAAGCCAGTAAAACGAAAACTATCTGCCCGATTTCCACGCCGATGTTGAAGAAAGCAAGCGCCTGTAGCTGGAGACCATACGGTAGGCCAATTTCTGTGAGTGCGCCGCCAAACCCGAAACCATGGAGGAGGCCAAATCCTGCGGCCACCAGAATAGGGTAGCGGTATGTGAGTGTGGTTTTATCGCCTTTCATAATTTCTGCGGCAAGCATCAAAATGCTGAAGGTGATAAGGGGTTCCACCAGCTCAGGCGGCAAGCTTAGTTGCGCAAGTGCTGACATGCCGAGGGTGATAGAATGCCCAAGCGTGAAGCCAGTTACAGTTAAAAGAACCCGCTTCGGTGTGGCAGCCAACAGCATAAGGCACAGCACAAACAGCAGATGGTCATACCCTTCCAGAATATGGTCTGCGCCGATGATAGTATAATCATAGGCCACGCTCCAAAAGGTGCGTGCTTTGGGAAGAGGAATTGTAAGCTCTTCGGGGCCTTTAATAATCGTGTGTTCTTCCCCTGAAAACTTTTGGTACAGAACCAGCGTGGAAAGCGCAGGGTTGGTATGAGGGTAGGTGAGCGTAACCGCTGCAACACTGCCCCTACATTCATAAAACTTTGCACCAAGAAGCTGAGGACGGTGGGTGCCTGCGGTTAACTGACAATCTCCGATCAGGTCAATGTTGGGTTCAGCCCCTGTGGGCAGTACAGGCGGGATTTTCCAGCGTAGCTGCCACTGTTTCTCCGTTCCTTCGATTACCTCCACATAAACAGGCCTGCCTTCGTGCGCACTGGTGGGTAAAGAGAAAATAAGTAGTAATAATCCGAACAGCAGGCGCATTTAGTTGGTCCCGCTTTTGTGGACGATGGTGTATTTACGCTTGAGCTTTTCAATAGCGTCTGCTTTTGCCTGGTCACGTTTTGTGCGCCTCAGATCATCAAGCACACGGGCTGCTACCTGCTCGAGCAATGGCTGACGTTCGGGCTTAATGTTTTGAGCGTATATCAGGTGATATCCGTATTCTGATTGAAGCGGCCCTTGCCATATGCCTGTTTGCGCTGCCCCAAAAAGATGTGAAGTTATTTCTGATCCGAAATGATCATTGATAAGCGCGCGAGGTTGCTCAATATAATTACGGTGAAAATAAAAACGGTCTGCCTTGGGTGTGCCAGCTGCTTTCAGTGCTGTGAGTGCTTTTTCCGCGCGATCTTTCGCGACATCTAAGCCGCCTTTTTCTTTTGAGAAAAACAGGTGGGTGAAACTGATTTCTGCAGGCAGTGTATAATCCCGGTGGTTGGCTTCATAAAAAGTTTTCAGTTCCTGTTCCGTAATCTGTTGATCAGCCGTGGCAAAGCCTTCAATGATAAAATCCATTTTCTGGATCAGCCGACGCCGGATGATTTCATCGTCCTTGTTAAGTCCGAGGTTTTCAGCTTCACGCACCAGTATTTCATCGCGGATAAAATCAGTTTCAAGCCGCGCCCTATGTTTCGTATCCATGCTGCCTAGCAGCTGAGTACTCCTTGCTGCATCAAAGCTTTTGTTCTGGAACTGAAGGTAGGTGAGAAGGGCTTCTTCACTCACTTCAATCGTATACGGATTGTCCTCAGGCTCACTGCCTTTCAGGTTCAGGAATGCATAGAGCAGCAGCCCGCCAACAAGGAACTGGACCAGCGGTTCTTTTATCAGGTTACGCATATGCGGGCGGCCTTATGGTTTATACCAGATAGCGGATGTATAGGCACGTTCCTGTATCACTTCCGGGCCTTCCTCCGGCGCTTTATCCAGCCCCAGTGCGATAGCATCAAGAAGTGAGTGTCGTGCGGTTGGGATTTGGAGTACTCGTACATAATAAAAGGCGCGTTCATTCGGGTTAAATTCAGGGTCGCTCCATTTGGTTATCAGCTCAGGTGTGCCGATGGTATTGGCGGTTTTTCCTGTTGTGCGGTCTACCGTATCGCCAACCGCAGGCAGTTTGCCATTCGCATCAATGGTACGGCTACCCGACCACGCAACGTCAAATACCTTTTCATGAAGTTGCCCGCCTGCATCCAGCCAGCCTTTTATTACTTGTACGCGGTCAAGGTTTGCGCCAACCGGATCTTTCACCGCTTGAATGAGGAATTTTGGCGCCGCGCCTTCCTCGTTTGAGCGAGAGAAATCGCCACCCATAGGCACACCGCCGGCATAACCAACTTCCGCGATATTACCAGCTTCAGCATCAAAACCATCAAAGCCCCAGCCAGCGAAGAAACGCACACGCATGCGGGGCCCGGTGGTGCCGTAAACCTCTTTGCGTTTGAAAGCGTTGAAGATGCTTTCGCGGGTATTTTCTTCTGCCCAAACGGCAGCTAAACCCTGTGCCGCCATGTTCCAGCCGTTTACCGTGCGGCGGCCAATACCGAAATCCTTTTTCGCCTCAGGTATACTATCACGCGCCATCTTGCCCCAGAAATTATCTTCATCAGCAGACGCCAGCCCGCTGTGGCTATCGGTGGAGCCGATCACGCCAAATTGGTATGGGTTCACGCCAACTTTGCTTTCGAGCTTAAGGCCGGTTTTTAGGGCTGACCGAATATAATCTCCCTTACCCGGTTTATAGGTGTAAGGCTTTTCGCTGTTTTGGATATAGAAGCCGTAAGTTTCAAAATCAGCAAATTCATCTTCTGGCGAAAGGCTTGGGTGTGTTTCACTGTCTCCCTTGATTTGGGTAATCTCGGTAACTGGTTCCCAGAAGCTGCGGCGGGTGGCGTATTCTTCCGTTATTGGCTCACCCTTCAGGGTCGTTTCCTGGAACATATACCCTTTGGAAATATTGGAATTATGTGGGATGGCCAGAAACTTGGCGCCTGTACGTTCTGAGGTTGCTTCAAGCCAGGCCCACAGGTCTTCTGGGTATTGGCTTTCATCTGAACCGTAGGGCAGATACTGCTTGGCGGTGTCGCCGCCGTCGGGGGACATAACAATCCGGTGGAGATTGGCGCCTGTTGGAATGCTGCTCCATTCCCAACCAATGAGGCTGGTGAATTTGCCCGGTTCATTATGCTTTTCCGCCGCATCAACAATTTCATTCCAGGCAATTTGTTCAATGGCGTTTGTGTTGCCAAAGGTGCGTGTAGGCATTCTGTTGTTTGGATCTTGCACCGGGTCACCACCCGGGTTGGCCATTTCCTTTGGGAGCAGATCCACGAAAACATCAGCTGCGGTGCCTTCTTCAATCTTATCGTTCAGGGTGTTGATAGCAAACCAGCGGTACAGGCTATCCCACCATCCCATTTCAGGTAGTTCTTCAACCAAATCAAAATTAATAGCGCGGATCACGCCCATCAGTTCCGCATGATCAGCCACCACAAGGAAATCCAGTGGGCGCTCAAGCTGTACCCGTGCCCGGTTATAGGGGTGGATCACAGGCTGCCCTTTAGCCCAGCGGTAGGCAGTGTCCGGATCAGCAGACTTATTCTCGTTCATGAAGGCATCAAAAGAATAGGATGTATGAAGGTGAGTATCCCCCCAATAGAGATTGGTGGGTTCTTTATCCCGTGCCGCGGCGGTTAATGAAAGCGCGAGTAGCGCACAGCCACCAAGTAATTTCTTTATCATTTTTCCCTGCTTCCCTTTGGTTGATCTATGTCTTTGATCAATTTAAATCATATGATTTAAATAATGTGTATCATTAACCCTAATTCTTAGCAAGCGCGAGAAATGCTCTGGGGTTTTAAGCTGAAATCAAGATAGAAAACAAAGAAGGTTTAGGTTGTATCAAGTCATTTGTTGACAGTTTTTGGTTGTGCTGACCTAATGTAGTAATCGGACCAATATGGAAAAGGGCTGTAATAACTAATTGGTTTCGTTACATATCTTTGGGGGAATTATGAAAAATACATTGAAATCTGCGGTGGCGGTATCTGCGCTTATGTTTACTGCTGCCTGTTTTGATACCGAGCCTGAACAGGCTGTGGCCATAGGCAAGGATAAGGTTGTTGCTGATGTACCAAAACCTCAAATAGGAGCGTGGGGGGTTGATCTGTCAGCGATAAAGGAAAGTGTACGCCCCGGGGATGATTTTTACGAATATGTAAATGGTGTGTGGCTCGATACAACTGAAATCCCTTCTGATAAGGCGCACTTTGGCCCTTATTCCACATTGAATGACAGAGTGCTTGATCATGTCAGGAATATTGTTGATGAGCTGGTTCCTGCATCTTATGCATCTGGTACAGTAGAGCAAAAGATTACTGATTATTATCATAGCTATGTAAATATTGAAAAACTCAATGAGCTGGGTGTGAAGCCTTTACAGCCGAGACTCCGCGAGATTAAGCAAATGGCTTCGGTTGATGATCTGTCGGTTTTACTTGGCAAATACTATATCAGGTCACCTCTCTCTTTTTCGCCCCAGCGGGATACGGCTGATCCATCCAGATACTATATGGAAGTGTATTATTTTGGTTTTGGGCTGCCGGATAAAGAATATTATCTGAGCGAAGACGAACGCTTTATAGAAATTCGCAAAGTATATCTTAGCTATGTTGAGAAAATGTTGGGATTTGTTGGAGAAGATCAGTTTGAGCAAAAAGCGCGAGAGATTCTGGCGCTTGAGACTGAGATGGCAAAAATTCAATGGGACCGAAAAGATATATTCGACTCTGAAAAAACCTATAATCCGATTAATTTCTCTGACCTTGCTTTAGAATATCCCAATTTTAACTGGACGCTATTATTTGAAGCTGCAGGGTATGATAAATTCGACAATCTGAATATATACCAGCCTTCGGCAATCAAAGGTTTCATAAAACTACTGAATGAACAATCAATTGAAACTTGGCAAGCATACCTGGCCTATCGCTTAATCACATCTAATTATGAGTTCCTGTCGCAGGAAATATATGATGCCTATTTCGATTTCCATGGTGTAAAACTGGCAGGGGGAACAACGCCTCCACCCCGTTGGAAGAGAGGTGTCGAGAATATATATTATTCGGATGCGCTCGGAGATGCGCTAGGTAAAATCTATGTAGCACGCCATTTTCCAGAATATGCCAAAGATCAGGTGTCTGAGATGACTGAGAATCTGAGGACAGTTTTTGGAAAGCAGTTGGAAAGTACTGATTTAATTGGAGATGCTACCAGAGCCGAGGCTTTGAAAAAGCTACAGACGCTTGAAAAATCCATTGGATATCCGGACCAGTGGCGAGATCATACATCAATTCAGATGAAGCCAGATGATTTATATAGCAATACCGATGCCTTGAAGCAGGCTTATCGTAAGAAAAATATTAATCGGTTAAAAGTCGGCGCGTATAAGGACGACACTCGATTATTTCCTTTTGCGATTAATGCTTTTTTTGACCCACAAGGTAATAGAATCATGTTTCCAGCAGGCATTTTACAGCCACCATACTTTGATCCCGCGGCTGATATGGCGGTAAATTACGGTGCAATTGGTTCTGTTATTGGCCATGAAATTGGTCACGGTTACGATAGGCGGGGATCACGGTTCGATAGTGCTGGGGTAAGCAGAAACTGGTGGTCAGCCGATGATTTGGAGAAATTTACCGCTCGTACCAATATGTTGGTAGAGCAATATAGTAAGTTCGAGGCGTTACCTGATCAATTTATCAATGGCGAACTGACAGTTCACGAGAATGCTGCTGATCTGATTGGTTTGCGCATGGCTTATGATGCCTACCATTTAGCGTTGGACGGAAAGGAAGCTCCTATCATTGATGGCCTGACTGGCGATCAACGTTTTTTCCTCGCGTTTGCACAGTCTTATAAACATAAATATAGAGATGAAAATCTACATGAACGCCTCAAAACAGATTCGCATGCCCCAGCAAAATTCAGGGTGAACGGTGTGGTGCGTAATATACCTGAATGGTACGTGGCTTTTGATGTGAAAGAAGGTGATGCGCTATATTTACCACCGGAAAAACGGGTATCAATTTGGTAATTCTACGTAGCGAGAAAGCTTAAAAGGAAAGGGCCATTTTAATGGTCCTTTTTTGTACAATGTTTCACAATTTCGGGAAAACACGGCGAAACGAAAGTTAAATCAGAGGAAATGCAGGGTTCTATTACTAAAGTTTATTGACGTAACAGTGTAAGCCGCGCTTAATGTGGCCCCAATGGCGTATGGTGGGTCAACGCTATAAAAATCAACAATAATGGTTACAGTTCCAAAGGGGGAACACATGAAGAATTTACTAAAAATGTCTGTTGCGACAGCAGCGCTTTTGATTGCGGGCGCATGCTCAGAAGGTACAGAAACTGCATCTGCTCCAGCAGAAGAAAAAGCAACACAGGTTGCTGCTGCAAAGCCTGAGCTTGGCACTTGGGGCGTTGATATGACAGCGCAGAAAACAAGCGTGAAGCCGGGGGATGATTTCTTCCAGTATGCGAACGGCACATGGCTAGACACATTTGAGCTGCCAGCAGATAAAACAAACTACGGTGCGTTCAACGTACTTGGTGATCGTTCTCGTGATCAGGTAAAAGCAATCATTGATGAACTTGCTTCTGGTTCGTACCCAGCTGGTTCCGTTGAGCAGAAAATTTCTGATTACTACAACAGCTATATGGATGTTGAGACAATCAACAAACTTGGCATCGCACCGCTTCAGCCAACGCTTGATTATATCGCGGGCATTAGCGATGTGGCTGGCCTTACAGAGGCATTCGGTCGTCAGGATATTGATAGCATCACATCGCCACTTGGTTTTGGCCCGGGTATTAACCGTACAAACCCTGACGCATACCAGATGAACCTTGGTTTTGGCGGCATGGGCCTTCCTGACAAGGATTATTATTTCAACGAAGCAGAGCGCTTTGTGAAAATCCGCGAAGCATATGTAGCTTATATTGAAAAGATGCTTACATTCGCGGGCGTTGAAGGCGCAGCAGAAAAAGCACAAGCGGTAATGGCGCTTGAAACAAAACTTGCTGAAAAGCAGTGGGAACGTGCTGATCGCCGTAACCGTGATAAAACATTTAACCCAATCAATTATGCTGATCTGGCAACAGAATATCCGGGCATTGATTGGGATGCGATGTTCAAAGCAGCAGGCTATGCTGATTTTGCTGATCTGAACGTATCACAGCCATCTGCTGTGAAGGATGCGATTGAGTTGATCAACACCCTTCCGATTGAAGACTGGAAAGCATACATGACTTTCCACCTGATCTCAGATCACTCTGCGGTTCTTCCTGAAGAGATTGATCAGGCTGCGTTTGATTTCTACGGTAAAACACTTCGCGGTCAGCCACAGCAGCGTGCGCGCTGGGAACGTGCTGTTGGCCGTGTTGGCGCCCTGAATGCGCTGGGTGAAGCGATTGCACAGGTTTATGTGAAACGTCACTTCCCTGAAAGTTCAAAAGCGCAGATGTCTGAGCTAGTGGAAAACCTCCGCACAGCACTTGGTCAGCGTATTGATGGCCTTGAGTGGATGGGCGATGACACGAAGGTAGAAGCGCGCAAGAAGCTTGCGTCTTTCAACCCGAAAATTGGCTACCCGAACAAGTGGAAAGATTTGTCTTCCATGGAAATCAAAGCGGGCGATCTGTTCGGTAACGCGAAATCTATCCGTCTTTATAACTATGAAGATACAAAATCTCGTCTTCATAAGAAGACAGACAAAGACGAATGGTTCATGACACCGCAAACAGTGAATGCTTATTATAACCCTGCGTATAATGAGATTGTATTCCCTGCGGCGATCCTTCAGGCACCATTCTTTGATCCTGCGGCTGATCCAGCTGTGAACTACGGTGGTATTGGTGCTGTAATCGGCCACGAAATGGGCCACGGTTTTGATGATCAGGGTTCCAAGTCTGACAGCGAAGGCGTTCAGCGTAACTGGTGGACTGATGAAGACCGCACAAACTTCGAAGCGCGTACAAAAGCTCTTGCAGCTCAGTATGACAAATTCGAAGCGGTTCCTGGTAACTTCGTAGACGGTAACTTCACACTTGGTGAAAACATCGGTGACCTTGGTGGCCTTGCAATGGCGTACCACGCATACAAGCTTTCTCTTGGCGGTAAAGAAGCGCCAGTGATTGATGGCCTTACTGGCGACCAGCGTTTCTTCCTCGCATGGGCACAGGTTTGGAAGCGTAAGTACCGTGAAGCAGAACTGATTAACCGCCTAAAATCTGATCCACACTCACCATCTGAGTTCCGTGTGAACGGTATCGTTCGTAACATGCCAGAATGGTATGAAGCGTTTGGTGTGAAAGAAGGCGATGCGCTTTATCTTGCACCGGCAGAGCGTGTAGCGATCTGGTAATCAGGCCGTTTTATAAAAGTTCTGGAAAGGGTCGCTTATGCGGCCCTTTTTTATTTATGGCTCCGCTTTATGTATGTGCACTTCAAACCCTTCTTCTGCGGTGGGTGGTGCATAATGCTTGGTGATACGGTGGAACTGTTCTTCTGTTGCAGCAAAAACATGCTCGCCTGCTGCATTTCGCGCTTTTAGCCGTTTCAGACACAGATCATCCGGTGCTTCAAGAACATGAAGGGTATGGGCTGCACCAGAATTTTTGGTGATTGAACGCATCCAGTTGCGGTTCCCAACTGTATTAGCAGGGAAATCCAGTACCACTGAAACACCAGCTTTAAGAAGCGCAGTGATGTGTGGCCCCATTATTTTCCTGAGGTTGCCAGAGCGGTGTACATAATCCGCGACTGTAGCCATTTCGGCGCCGTACAGGGTGCTGAGCCAGTCATCCTCTGAAATAAGAACAGTTTTCTCAGCCGCAGCAAGTTTTGCAGCAAGGGTGGATTTCCCAGAAGCGATTTTACCGCACAGCATGTGCAGCGTTGGGTGTGTAGGTGTCATGATAAAAACCTTGGTTTCCGCGTGTGCGGCATATTTCACATAAATTATAAAGGCTTAACCCGGCCCGATCGATCAGACCGGGATGGTAATTCGCTTTTGCTGCCAAAGGGCATTTATGTGTTTAAAGGTATTTTTCATCATGAGATATGATGTGGCACTATCTAGGCTTGATTTCAAGACTTTGATTTATCCTGTGGAAGGCTTTTCCTGAACGCTTAAAATAACAGCTACTATCAGCATGCCTGACGCAATGATATCTATCCAATACACCTTCGTGAGTGATGAATTTAAAGGTTCCAATAGATGATACAGCAGGATGAAACTCAGCATGCTGAGCAACCCCACAACGCTTGCTGTAGGGCGATGCTTTGTTTGAAAGGCTGATAGCATTATAAACCCACCAATTATGCCAAATAAAACGGCCCGGTGCTGTAATAAGAGAAGCATGTCTTTGGATTGCTCCGGAATCTGGTAAAGCGCAGATAGCTGTTCTTGCCCCAGAACGCCCATAAGCGGTGCGAAGTTAATCAGCCCAACGATTAGGTATAATCCGGTGATAAGATGCTGTTTCATGCCTGTTTCTCCTGCGATGATTTATTTTGCGGGCCGGAGGTAATGAGAGCAATGGCATGGAAGGTAATAAAACTGGCTATAACCCCAGCAACCAGTCCTTGAAGATATGAACCTTGCTGCTGTGTGCCATGGCACTTGGGTAGGCTAGGTGGTAGCCCTCGCGGCTCATCACAGCTTCACCGAATGGGGTGATCAGGCGTCCTGCCTTTAGGTCCGCCTCCACATACAGCATGGGCATGATAGCAACGCCGAGCCCGCTCATCACTGCTTCGATCATCATGGTAAAATTCTCAAATTTTGGGCCGGTTTTTTGTTGGGCGGAATTCATACCTTGGGCCGCAAACCATTCTCCCCAGGCGGCGGGCCGCGTTGTCATCTGCAAATGACTGTAGTTGAAGATATCGTCTGTGCCGTAATGGGCTGGTGCGATCACGGGCACTAAATGCTCATCCAGTATCTTGTGGCTGATATAATCAGGCCAATCACCGCTGCCGTAAATAATTGCGGTATCCACCTGCGCACTATCAAAATCCTCGAACGTGAGACCAGAGATTATATTGAGCTGTACACTGGTGTGTTTCTCCGTGAAACCACCAAGCCGGGGGATAAGCCAGCGGCTGCCGAAGGTGGGCAGAAGGCCGAGTTTTAAAATATTTGCATCCGCCCCGTAGCTGATAAGCCGGCTTACAGAGCGCTCCAGCGTTTCAAGGGTTGGGGAAAGTGTGCGCAAGAATTCTTCCGCCGCGGGGGT
This DNA window, taken from Kordiimonas sp. SCSIO 12603, encodes the following:
- a CDS encoding M13 family metallopeptidase: MKNTLKSAVAVSALMFTAACFDTEPEQAVAIGKDKVVADVPKPQIGAWGVDLSAIKESVRPGDDFYEYVNGVWLDTTEIPSDKAHFGPYSTLNDRVLDHVRNIVDELVPASYASGTVEQKITDYYHSYVNIEKLNELGVKPLQPRLREIKQMASVDDLSVLLGKYYIRSPLSFSPQRDTADPSRYYMEVYYFGFGLPDKEYYLSEDERFIEIRKVYLSYVEKMLGFVGEDQFEQKAREILALETEMAKIQWDRKDIFDSEKTYNPINFSDLALEYPNFNWTLLFEAAGYDKFDNLNIYQPSAIKGFIKLLNEQSIETWQAYLAYRLITSNYEFLSQEIYDAYFDFHGVKLAGGTTPPPRWKRGVENIYYSDALGDALGKIYVARHFPEYAKDQVSEMTENLRTVFGKQLESTDLIGDATRAEALKKLQTLEKSIGYPDQWRDHTSIQMKPDDLYSNTDALKQAYRKKNINRLKVGAYKDDTRLFPFAINAFFDPQGNRIMFPAGILQPPYFDPAADMAVNYGAIGSVIGHEIGHGYDRRGSRFDSAGVSRNWWSADDLEKFTARTNMLVEQYSKFEALPDQFINGELTVHENAADLIGLRMAYDAYHLALDGKEAPIIDGLTGDQRFFLAFAQSYKHKYRDENLHERLKTDSHAPAKFRVNGVVRNIPEWYVAFDVKEGDALYLPPEKRVSIW
- a CDS encoding HupE/UreJ family protein, which codes for MRLLFGLLLLIFSLPTSAHEGRPVYVEVIEGTEKQWQLRWKIPPVLPTGAEPNIDLIGDCQLTAGTHRPQLLGAKFYECRGSVAAVTLTYPHTNPALSTLVLYQKFSGEEHTIIKGPEELTIPLPKARTFWSVAYDYTIIGADHILEGYDHLLFVLCLMLLAATPKRVLLTVTGFTLGHSITLGMSALAQLSLPPELVEPLITFSILMLAAEIMKGDKTTLTYRYPILVAAGFGLLHGFGFGGALTEIGLPYGLQLQALAFFNIGVEIGQIVFVLLAYGFYWLLLHIKPLTPHKKRLHKLALYPTGSVAAFWTIERIISVLG
- a CDS encoding DUF3604 domain-containing protein, with product MIKKLLGGCALLALSLTAAARDKEPTNLYWGDTHLHTSYSFDAFMNENKSADPDTAYRWAKGQPVIHPYNRARVQLERPLDFLVVADHAELMGVIRAINFDLVEELPEMGWWDSLYRWFAINTLNDKIEEGTAADVFVDLLPKEMANPGGDPVQDPNNRMPTRTFGNTNAIEQIAWNEIVDAAEKHNEPGKFTSLIGWEWSSIPTGANLHRIVMSPDGGDTAKQYLPYGSDESQYPEDLWAWLEATSERTGAKFLAIPHNSNISKGYMFQETTLKGEPITEEYATRRSFWEPVTEITQIKGDSETHPSLSPEDEFADFETYGFYIQNSEKPYTYKPGKGDYIRSALKTGLKLESKVGVNPYQFGVIGSTDSHSGLASADEDNFWGKMARDSIPEAKKDFGIGRRTVNGWNMAAQGLAAVWAEENTRESIFNAFKRKEVYGTTGPRMRVRFFAGWGFDGFDAEAGNIAEVGYAGGVPMGGDFSRSNEEGAAPKFLIQAVKDPVGANLDRVQVIKGWLDAGGQLHEKVFDVAWSGSRTIDANGKLPAVGDTVDRTTGKTANTIGTPELITKWSDPEFNPNERAFYYVRVLQIPTARHSLLDAIALGLDKAPEEGPEVIQERAYTSAIWYKP
- a CDS encoding peptidyl-prolyl cis-trans isomerase, which produces MRNLIKEPLVQFLVGGLLLYAFLNLKGSEPEDNPYTIEVSEEALLTYLQFQNKSFDAARSTQLLGSMDTKHRARLETDFIRDEILVREAENLGLNKDDEIIRRRLIQKMDFIIEGFATADQQITEQELKTFYEANHRDYTLPAEISFTHLFFSKEKGGLDVAKDRAEKALTALKAAGTPKADRFYFHRNYIEQPRALINDHFGSEITSHLFGAAQTGIWQGPLQSEYGYHLIYAQNIKPERQPLLEQVAARVLDDLRRTKRDQAKADAIEKLKRKYTIVHKSGTN
- a CDS encoding LysR substrate-binding domain-containing protein, whose amino-acid sequence is MRRHLPSLISLECFESVMKHGLVTKAAEELNLTQSAVSRQIGNLEDFTGKPLFARERKRLIPTPAAEEFLRTLSPTLETLERSVSRLISYGADANILKLGLLPTFGSRWLIPRLGGFTEKHTSVQLNIISGLTFEDFDSAQVDTAIIYGSGDWPDYISHKILDEHLVPVIAPAHYGTDDIFNYSHLQMTTRPAAWGEWFAAQGMNSAQQKTGPKFENFTMMIEAVMSGLGVAIMPMLYVEADLKAGRLITPFGEAVMSREGYHLAYPSAMAHSSKVHIFKDWLLGL
- a CDS encoding M13 family metallopeptidase; protein product: MKNLLKMSVATAALLIAGACSEGTETASAPAEEKATQVAAAKPELGTWGVDMTAQKTSVKPGDDFFQYANGTWLDTFELPADKTNYGAFNVLGDRSRDQVKAIIDELASGSYPAGSVEQKISDYYNSYMDVETINKLGIAPLQPTLDYIAGISDVAGLTEAFGRQDIDSITSPLGFGPGINRTNPDAYQMNLGFGGMGLPDKDYYFNEAERFVKIREAYVAYIEKMLTFAGVEGAAEKAQAVMALETKLAEKQWERADRRNRDKTFNPINYADLATEYPGIDWDAMFKAAGYADFADLNVSQPSAVKDAIELINTLPIEDWKAYMTFHLISDHSAVLPEEIDQAAFDFYGKTLRGQPQQRARWERAVGRVGALNALGEAIAQVYVKRHFPESSKAQMSELVENLRTALGQRIDGLEWMGDDTKVEARKKLASFNPKIGYPNKWKDLSSMEIKAGDLFGNAKSIRLYNYEDTKSRLHKKTDKDEWFMTPQTVNAYYNPAYNEIVFPAAILQAPFFDPAADPAVNYGGIGAVIGHEMGHGFDDQGSKSDSEGVQRNWWTDEDRTNFEARTKALAAQYDKFEAVPGNFVDGNFTLGENIGDLGGLAMAYHAYKLSLGGKEAPVIDGLTGDQRFFLAWAQVWKRKYREAELINRLKSDPHSPSEFRVNGIVRNMPEWYEAFGVKEGDALYLAPAERVAIW
- a CDS encoding ATP-binding protein yields the protein MTPTHPTLHMLCGKIASGKSTLAAKLAAAEKTVLISEDDWLSTLYGAEMATVADYVHRSGNLRKIMGPHITALLKAGVSVVLDFPANTVGNRNWMRSITKNSGAAHTLHVLEAPDDLCLKRLKARNAAGEHVFAATEEQFHRITKHYAPPTAEEGFEVHIHKAEP